Part of the Syntrophorhabdaceae bacterium genome, CCCAGCTTGTGACATCCTTATCCTCCCCCCCTCCACCGGGGGCCCCATCCCTTCCATAGGAGAACAGATCATATTCCGCATGAGTCCCCGGAAACTGGTAGTTATAAGGTTTGCCCCAGGGATCGTTAGGCAGAGCCTTTTTTAAGTAAGGTCCATCCCAGTTCTCAACCCCGCCTGGATTTGCAGCCAGCGCATTCAATCCTTCCTGCGTTGTTGGATATCGTCCGATATCGAGCCTCATCTGGTCTAATGCCTGTCCCAGGAGTTCAATCTGTGCCTTGGTAGCAGCCTGTTTGCCTTTGCCGAGCTTCGGGAAAAGCCGCGGCCCCACAAGGGCCGCGAGAAGGCCGACGATTACCATTACCACAAGGAGCTCGATCAGGGTAAACCCTTTCCTGTCGCGCATCTGCAGTCGTTTTGTCATCATGGAGCCCTCCGTAAAAAGATTCCTTTTACGATCCCTAACTCTCTGCCATAATCTTCCATAATAGTTTCACTACCTATATCATTAAAAAAACGTCTATATTACACTATATTACACTATTACATTATATAAAAACAACAAGAACGTCTGTAGCGGAAATAACAATAATTTTGTCATCTGTTCTGGTTACAGGTATTCAGGGTCCAGCTATTGTGATCGTTGAATTGACTTGACAATAAATTGTAAATTTTATATTCGACAATAGAATGGTATAACGGTATTAGGATAAATGCAAGAAAGGGAGTTGTTCAGCAAAAAAAAGCAGGGAGGGATTTATCATGGTTAAGACGAAAAGATTGCTCTTTGCCATTACGGCATTGATGTTTTTGATCTTCGGAGGTTGTTTTACGATCAGCGGGTATTCTCAGGATAAGCCAGGTGTAATTGACAATCCTGAGGTAAAGAAACCGCAAAAGATACAACGGGGACCGGCATTGCTGCGCAAGCTGATGATAGGTCTTGAAATAATCGCAGACCTGACTGTATCGCCGGAAAAGTATGAGGGCCCGTGCCCGGGACGTTTTACTCTGAAAGGTCAGATCTATGTGAATAAGCCGGTCACGATCCAATACCGTTTTGTCGGCAGCAGCGTCCCTCCGTCTGTGTCAAAACCCCTTATCTTCGAGGAGCCGGGGAGAAAAGAGGTAACATATGTCCGGGAGCTCGGCGACGCTGCCGCATCGCCGATATTTGACGGATCGGCAGCGCTCCAGGTGGTCTGGCCCGGAAAAGCAGAATCGAACGTAGTCTATTTTAAGGGTATCTGCACAGATCAAAAACAGTCTGTGCCTCAGGCATCATCTTCACAGCAAACGGAGATGAAGGTGGAGTCTGCTCCGCAGAATGTCGTGGTACCGAAGCCGGGACAGCAGGAACCGCTTCCAAAAGAATTCTTGCAGCAGCCGGGACAGCAGGAGACTCTCCCGAAGGAATTCTTAACGCCGCAGCACCAGGAACCGCTTCCAAAAGAATTCTTGCAGCAGCCGGGACAGAAGGAGCCGCTTCCGAAAGAATTTACGCCCCAGCCGGCCCCGCAGGAATTCAGGCTGGTTCAATAATGTGCGGATCTCCCTTGGTCAGTTGCTTTTTTCTCCACATCATATAGATGGCAGGGTAGATCGTCAGTTCAAGGATAACGGATGTAGCGAGCCCGCCTATCAAAGGCGCAGCGATCCTCTTCATGACCTCCGAACCGATGCCCGTATCGAACATGACAAATATAAGGCCGAGGTCTGTCGCCACTGTCATGAGTTTTGGCCGGAGCCTCTTCACGGCGCCGTGCATCACTGCATCCTGCAGGTCAGAGATGCTCTTCAGCCTCCCTTCCTTCTTATATTGGTTGTATGAAAGATCGAGGTAAAGCAGCATTACCACGCCCGTTTCCGCATCAAGGCCGGCAAGGGCGATAATGCCGACCCAGACGGCCGTGCTTATGTTGTAGCCGAGGAGATAGAGGAACCAGAAGGAGCCGACAAGCGAAAACGGGACCGCAAGGAGTACGATAGCCGATTTCACAAAGGACCGGGTGCTGAAATAGATGATAATGAGGATCAGGAGGATCGTAAGGGGTATGACCACCTTCAGGTGCCGGCGGGTCATCTCCATATACTGATATTCGCCGCTCCATTCGATACGGTAGCCTTCGGGGATCTTAAAAGAGGTTAAACGTTTTTTTGCTTCCTTGATATATGTGCCCGCGTCCCCCGCCGTATGGTCGATATAGACGTATGCGGTGAGCATGCCCGCTTCACTCTTGATCTGTGCAGGTCCCTTGACGATCTTTATATCCGCCAGTTGCTGAAGGGGCACATGGGCCGACCCGGGAGCGGTAACTTCCGGCAGGTCAGGCTGGGAAGAAGAGAATGTAACAGGAACGAGGACCCTTTTCAATGTGTCAATATCGCTCCGCAATTCCCTTGCATAGCGGACATTGACGGGATAACGCCCCCTTCCTTCGATAGTGGTGGTCACATTAAGACCGCCGATGGATGATTG contains:
- a CDS encoding efflux RND transporter permease subunit, which codes for KILKGIPEVAQVFGKAGRAETATDPAPLEMFETTINLKPREEWRAGMTVDKLTAEMNDALTIPGVSNAFTMPIKARIDMLSTGIRTPLGLKIFGPDVREIERLGIALETVLKDVPHTRSVYAERVNTGYFIDIAVKRHEAARYNLTVDDVNEIIQSSIGGLNVTTTIEGRGRYPVNVRYARELRSDIDTLKRVLVPVTFSSSQPDLPEVTAPGSAHVPLQQLADIKIVKGPAQIKSEAGMLTAYVYIDHTAGDAGTYIKEAKKRLTSFKIPEGYRIEWSGEYQYMEMTRRHLKVVIPLTILLILIIIYFSTRSFVKSAIVLLAVPFSLVGSFWFLYLLGYNISTAVWVGIIALAGLDAETGVVMLLYLDLSYNQYKKEGRLKSISDLQDAVMHGAVKRLRPKLMTVATDLGLIFVMFDTGIGSEVMKRIAAPLIGGLATSVILELTIYPAIYMMWRKKQLTKGDPHIIEPA
- the gspG gene encoding type II secretion system major pseudopilin GspG, whose amino-acid sequence is MMTKRLQMRDRKGFTLIELLVVMVIVGLLAALVGPRLFPKLGKGKQAATKAQIELLGQALDQMRLDIGRYPTTQEGLNALAANPGGVENWDGPYLKKALPNDPWGKPYNYQFPGTHAEYDLFSYGRDGAPGGGGEDKDVTSW